In Mastomys coucha isolate ucsf_1 unplaced genomic scaffold, UCSF_Mcou_1 pScaffold20, whole genome shotgun sequence, one DNA window encodes the following:
- the Sspn gene encoding sarcospan isoform X1 has product MGRKSSPGALELAEEEARTCCGCRFPLLLALLQLALGIAVTVLGFLMASISPSLLVRDTPFWAGIIVCVVAYLGLFMLCVSYQVDERTCVQFSMKVLYFLLSALGLMVCMLAVAFGAHHYSLLAQFTCETSLDSCQCKLPSSEPLSRAFVYRDVTDCTSVTGTFKLFLIIQMVLNLVCGLVCLLACFVMWKHRYQVFYVGVGLRSLMASDSQQQKA; this is encoded by the exons ATGGGGCGCAAATCGAGCCCCGGGGCTCTGGAGCTGGCCGAGGAGGAGGCGAGGACCTGCTGCGGCTGCCGCTTCCCGCTGTTGCTGGCGCTGCTGCAGCTGGCGCTGGGCATCGCTGTGACCGTGCTGGGCTTCCTCATGGCGAGCATCAGCCCCTCCCTGCTAGTCAGAGACACTCCGTTCTGGGCTGGGATCATT GTCTGTGTGGTGGCCTACCTTGGACTGTTCATGCTGTGTGTCTCCTACCAGGTTGACGAGAGGACGTGTGTCCAGTTTTCTATGAAG GTGTTGTACTTCCTGCTCAGTGCCCTCGGCCTGATGGTCTGCATGCTGGCTGTGGCCTTTGGTGCCCACCACTATTCCCTGCTTGCACAGTTTACCTGCGAGACCTCGCTGGATTCTTGCCAGTGCAAGCTGCCTTCCTCGGAGCCTCTCAGCAGGGCCTTTGTTTACAGGGACGTGACGGACTGTACCAGCGTCACTGGCACTTTCAAATTGTTCTTAATCATCCAGATGGTTCTAAACCTGGTCTGTGGCCTCgtgtgcttgctggcttgctttgtGATGTGGAAACACAGGTACCAGGTCTTTTATGTAGGTGTTGGGCTACGCTCCCTGATGGCTTCTGATAGCCAGCAACAAAAGGCCTAA
- the Sspn gene encoding sarcospan isoform X2, with protein sequence MLCVSYQVDERTCVQFSMKVLYFLLSALGLMVCMLAVAFGAHHYSLLAQFTCETSLDSCQCKLPSSEPLSRAFVYRDVTDCTSVTGTFKLFLIIQMVLNLVCGLVCLLACFVMWKHRYQVFYVGVGLRSLMASDSQQQKA encoded by the exons ATGCTGTGTGTCTCCTACCAGGTTGACGAGAGGACGTGTGTCCAGTTTTCTATGAAG GTGTTGTACTTCCTGCTCAGTGCCCTCGGCCTGATGGTCTGCATGCTGGCTGTGGCCTTTGGTGCCCACCACTATTCCCTGCTTGCACAGTTTACCTGCGAGACCTCGCTGGATTCTTGCCAGTGCAAGCTGCCTTCCTCGGAGCCTCTCAGCAGGGCCTTTGTTTACAGGGACGTGACGGACTGTACCAGCGTCACTGGCACTTTCAAATTGTTCTTAATCATCCAGATGGTTCTAAACCTGGTCTGTGGCCTCgtgtgcttgctggcttgctttgtGATGTGGAAACACAGGTACCAGGTCTTTTATGTAGGTGTTGGGCTACGCTCCCTGATGGCTTCTGATAGCCAGCAACAAAAGGCCTAA